GGGCTCCGCGTACCCGAGGACCGGACCCCGACACGGGGGTTTGTCCCCCGTTTCGGGGGAGACCCGGCCGGACACCCCCCACGCGATCCCCGGGAAGGGAAACGCCATGGTGGTACTCGCTGTGCTCATCCCGCTCCTCATGCTCGGCACGGTGCTGGCACTGGGCCGCTACGAGGAGCTGCTCCTGCCCACGGAGCGGGAGGAGGCGGTCGCGCTCGCGCCTACTTCTTCTCCCGGCCCGGCAGGAACTCCTGCACCTTCGCCTTGAACCCCTGTTTGATCATCGAGCCGCGGTCCGCGTCGCCCTTCAGGATCGACGCGGCCGTCGCCTCCATCTGGTCCCAGGTGGCGTGCGGCGGGATCGGCGGCACGGCGGGGTCGGTGAGGAACTCGATCACCGCGGGCCCGTCGGCCTCGAGCCCGGCCCGCCAGGCCGCCTCCACGTCCTCGGGCTTCTCCACGCGGATGCCGGTCAGGCCCAGGGAACGGGCGAAGGCGGCGTACTGCACGTCCGGGAGCTCCTGCGAGGGCAGGAACGACGGGGCGCCCTCCATGGCGCGCATCTCCCAGGTGACCTGATTGAGATCGTGGTTGTTCCACACGGCCACCACCAGCCGCGGATCCTCCCACTGGTCGCGGTACTTGGCCGCCGTGATCAGTTCCGCCATGCCGTTCATCTGCATCGCGCCGTCCCCGACCAGCGCGATCGCCGGCCGGTCCGGGTGGGCGAACTTCGCGCCGATGGCGTACGGCACCCCGCAGCCCATCGTCGCGAGCGTGCCGGACAGCGAGGACCGCATGCCGTCCCGCATCGTCAGGTGGCGCGCGTACCAGTTGGCCGCGGAACCGGAGTCGGAGCTGACGATCGCGTTCCCGGGCAGCAGCGGGTCCAGGACATGGGCCACGTACTCCGGGTTGATCGGGTCCGCCGACAGCTGCGCCCGCCGCTCCATGATGTCGCGCCAGTGCCGTACGTTGTCGCACACCGTGTCGTACCACTCGCGTCCGCCGCGCTCCGCGTTGAGCAGCGGGATCAACTTCTCCAGGGTCGCCTTGGCGTCGCCGACGAGATTCACCTCGTACGGATATCGCATCCCGACCATGTGCGGGTCGATGTCGATCTGCACCCCGCGCGCCTGGCCGAAGTCCGGCAGGAACTGCGTGTACGGGAAGGACGACCCGATGGTCAGCAGGGTGTCGCAGTCCCGCATCAGCTCGTACGACGGACGGGTGCCCAGCAGGCCGATCGAGCCGGTGACATACGGGAGTTCGTCGCTCAGCGCGTCCTTGCCGAGCAGCGCCTTCGCGACACCCGCGCCGAGCAGTTCGGCGACGCGCGCCACCTCGTCCCGCGCGCCCGAGGCGCCCTGACCGATCA
Above is a window of Streptomyces sp. NBC_00490 DNA encoding:
- a CDS encoding thiamine pyrophosphate-requiring protein, which codes for MSTKVSDHVLQRLREWGVDHVFGYPGDGINGLLAAWGRAENRPRFIQSRHEEMSAFEAVGYAKFSGRIGVCAATSGPGAIHLLNGLYDAKLDHVPVLAIVGQTHRTAMGGSYQQEVDLHTLFKDVASDFVETVTVPEQLPNVLDRAIRTAYARRAPTAIIIPGDVQELEYAAPTHEFKMVPSSLDRSSWTAVPSEESLLRAAEILNSGDKVGILIGQGASGARDEVARVAELLGAGVAKALLGKDALSDELPYVTGSIGLLGTRPSYELMRDCDTLLTIGSSFPYTQFLPDFGQARGVQIDIDPHMVGMRYPYEVNLVGDAKATLEKLIPLLNAERGGREWYDTVCDNVRHWRDIMERRAQLSADPINPEYVAHVLDPLLPGNAIVSSDSGSAANWYARHLTMRDGMRSSLSGTLATMGCGVPYAIGAKFAHPDRPAIALVGDGAMQMNGMAELITAAKYRDQWEDPRLVVAVWNNHDLNQVTWEMRAMEGAPSFLPSQELPDVQYAAFARSLGLTGIRVEKPEDVEAAWRAGLEADGPAVIEFLTDPAVPPIPPHATWDQMEATAASILKGDADRGSMIKQGFKAKVQEFLPGREKK